One part of the Lytechinus pictus isolate F3 Inbred chromosome 3, Lp3.0, whole genome shotgun sequence genome encodes these proteins:
- the LOC129256363 gene encoding cholecystokinin receptor type A-like, which produces MTITIISTAHIISICYQSILFVVGVPGNLLIILTYWKRPQRTSSGVFIIALALADLGVCLMSPVVIYNYVEYYNYPSNSFCKFRYYTNHGLIYVSRFLTIAVAIERYLAVCKPMSRRIPPKYAVVIAALCVPIGYILTIPIAVAFRTKELPGERTICSPDKSDPAIKWTLKVSFPITFLGGLLVVVVCYAKIYLVIRRQMRLRERMQGGQSAVILSTEDATTTSSSNRVTAKTSFPSRSQESEDTSSGLRKEGIVLTEIGNEGVVAAQPKMETDNNKNISSVKGQLAKDGVEKVSRKKRKSSSKSKSSSMDSTTKMLLIVTVVYFVSFLPQFATILTPKASLIKFKINHKTGYEVFAFVRSLITINHIINPFVYGFINKRFRKDCKATVIGLKDKYCRC; this is translated from the coding sequence ATGACGATAACTATAATATCAACCGCACATATTATTTCGATTTGTTATCAATCAATCTTGTTCGTGGTCGGTGTTCCTGGCAATCTCCTCATTATATTAACATACTGGAAAAGACCGCAACGAACCAGCAGCGGGGTCTTTATCATCGCCCTGGCTTTAGCCGATCTCGGCGTGTGTCTTATGAGCCCCGTCGTCATCTACAACTACGTAGAGTACTACAACTACCCCAGCAATTCCTTCTGCAAGTTTCGCTACTACACCAACCATGGGTTGATTTACGTTTCGCGGTTTCTTACGATCGCCGTGGCTATCGAGCGATACCTCGCCGTCTGCAAGCCGATGTCGAGGAGAATTCCGCCGAAGTACGCTGTCGTGATCGCGGCGTTGTGTGTTCCCATCGGGTACATCCTGACGATTCCAATCGCTGTTGCCTTCCGTACCAAAGAACTACCCGGTGAACGTACGATCTGCTCCCCCGACAAGTCCGATCCCGCTATCAAATGGACATTGAAGGTGAGCTTTCCGATCACATTCCTCGGAGGTCTTCTTGTCGTTGTCGTCTGTTATGCCAAAATATATCTGGTCATCAGGAGACAGATGCGCCTTCGAGAACGAATGCAGGGAGGGCAGTCTGCTGTCATCCTGTCTACCGAAGATGCAACTACGACTTCATCGTCAAACCGTGTAACCGCTAAGACATCGTTTCCCAGTCGATCCCAGGAGAGTGAAGACACAAGCAGTGGCCTACGAAAAGAAGGGATAGTCCTTACAGAAATAGGAAATGAGGGTGTGGTTGCTGCCCAACCAAAGATGGAAACTGACAACAATAAGAACATTTCATCTGTAAAGGGACAGCTAGCTAAAGATGGCGTCGAGAAAGTGtcaaggaagaaaaggaaatccAGCTCGAAATCCAAGTCCAGTTCGATGGACAGTACGACGAAGATGTTGCTTATTGTTACCGTGGTGTACTTTGTCTCATTCTTGCCTCAGTTCGCCACCATCCTCACCCCCAAAGCCAGCTTGATAAAGttcaaaatcaatcataagaCTGGCTACGAAGTCTTCGCCTTCGTTCGAAGCCTAATCACCATAAATCACATCATCAACCCATTCGTGTACGGGTTCATCAACAAACGATTCAGAAAAGATTGCAAGGCAACTGTCATTGGTCTCAAAGATAAATATTGCAGGTGCTGA